A section of the bacterium genome encodes:
- a CDS encoding class IV adenylate cyclase, translating into MPTAKRSNMINLEFKARWHDRATMMAVLHSLSATFVGVLQQRDTYFNVAAGRLKLREITHTMPADAPPTAECQLIFYHRPDLPAVKRSDYFLAPVADAGRMKRVLQEALGIRVVVAKRRELHLLPLPGGSIRIHLDQVEGLGEFVEVEAVAGDESQVAVAEAEALRLLQAFGVRAADLISGSYADLLTETPCH; encoded by the coding sequence ATGCCCACCGCAAAACGGAGCAACATGATCAACCTGGAATTCAAGGCGCGCTGGCACGACCGGGCGACGATGATGGCCGTGTTGCATTCGCTTTCGGCAACCTTTGTCGGCGTTCTTCAGCAACGCGATACCTATTTCAATGTTGCCGCCGGCCGCCTGAAGCTGCGTGAGATCACACACACCATGCCGGCGGACGCGCCGCCGACTGCCGAATGCCAACTGATCTTTTATCACCGACCTGATCTGCCGGCAGTGAAACGCAGCGACTATTTCCTCGCGCCGGTTGCTGACGCCGGCCGGATGAAGCGCGTGCTGCAGGAGGCGTTGGGCATTCGGGTGGTGGTGGCGAAGCGCCGCGAGCTTCATTTGCTGCCGCTGCCGGGCGGCAGCATTCGCATTCATCTGGACCAGGTGGAAGGTTTGGGCGAATTCGTGGAAGTCGAAGCCGTGGCCGGCGATGAAAGCCAGGTGGCGGTGGCAGAGGCTGAAGCGCTGCGGCTGCTGCAAGCCTTCGGCGTGCGTGCCGCCGATTTGATTTCCGGCTCGTATGCGGACCTGTTGACGGAGACACCATGTCACTAA
- a CDS encoding CHAD domain-containing protein, whose product MMNRPPSLNARVVSFAPVALDADTPPLVCARQLILERAVEMARCEEGTRRGEDIEALHDMRVWSRRLREALEIFAFCFPERQYDRLYGRVRQVTRTLGAARNADVAVAFFSEQHGRAPELVARFALEDLLRRLVKQQRRERERMQERLSNKVKAAELPAAFEAAFQKLAQVSPGRRRGPRTAGRLARTLLLQRLQEVFKVRAAITGEDHVEGLHNLRIAVKKLRYALEVLGFAAGEGVAENLSFFKKLQTVLGDLHDRDVFIALVHERYASLQQQTFAGLLLEGYEKVFAHLAQERQQFYEKYLKLFGPATLTEWRKRVVPPRPRPALPKTEAPSSPAAEAS is encoded by the coding sequence ATGATGAATCGTCCCCCTTCCCTCAACGCGCGGGTGGTATCCTTTGCGCCGGTCGCGCTCGACGCTGACACGCCGCCGCTGGTTTGCGCCCGCCAGCTCATTCTCGAGCGTGCCGTTGAAATGGCACGCTGCGAAGAGGGCACGCGCCGCGGCGAGGATATCGAGGCGCTGCATGACATGCGCGTGTGGTCGCGGCGGCTGCGCGAGGCGCTGGAGATCTTTGCCTTTTGTTTTCCGGAGCGGCAGTATGACCGGTTGTACGGCCGCGTGCGGCAAGTCACTCGCACGCTGGGCGCGGCGCGCAATGCCGATGTGGCGGTGGCGTTTTTTTCGGAGCAGCATGGCCGCGCGCCGGAGTTGGTGGCGCGCTTCGCGCTCGAAGATCTGCTCCGTCGTTTGGTGAAACAACAACGCCGAGAACGTGAACGCATGCAGGAACGTCTGAGCAACAAGGTCAAGGCGGCGGAATTGCCGGCAGCGTTCGAAGCCGCGTTTCAAAAGCTCGCGCAAGTGTCGCCCGGCCGGCGCCGTGGTCCACGCACCGCCGGCCGGCTGGCCCGCACGCTGCTGTTGCAGCGCCTGCAGGAAGTGTTCAAGGTGCGCGCCGCCATCACCGGTGAAGATCACGTGGAGGGCTTGCACAATCTGCGTATCGCCGTGAAGAAGCTGCGCTACGCCCTGGAAGTGCTCGGTTTCGCGGCCGGTGAGGGCGTGGCCGAGAATCTGAGCTTCTTCAAGAAACTGCAAACCGTGCTGGGCGATTTGCACGACCGTGACGTTTTCATCGCGCTGGTGCACGAGCGCTACGCGTCGCTGCAGCAACAGACTTTCGCCGGCCTGCTGTTGGAAGGCTATGAGAAAGTGTTCGCCCATCTCGCGCAGGAACGCCAGCAATTCTATGAAAAATACCTCAAACTCTTCGGCCCGGCCACGCTGACGGAATGGCGGAAGCGGGTGGTGCCGCCTCGGCCGCGTCCGGCCCTCCCCAAGACCGAGGCGCCCTCGTCACCAGCCGCCGAAGCCTCCTGA
- a CDS encoding GDP-mannose 4,6-dehydratase, giving the protein MKILITGGAGFIGSHLTDALLQRGHNVTIIDDLSTGKLENIAHVRAFPNFHFAIETIMNEAVMDRLVSECDLIFHLASAVGVELIVNRPVEVIERCVLGTEIVLKTANRYKKKVLITSTSEVYGKSNKVPFSEEDDRILGPTTKSRWSYSCSKAIDEFLALAYFKEMKLPVVIVRLFNTVGPRQTGQYGMVVPRFVQAAMHNKPLRVYGDGTQSRCFGYVGDVVQALIALASHPQAVGQIFNIGSNEEVTILELAERVKTIIGSSSEIVKVPYAEAYEAGFEDMQRRMPDLTKIKRLIGYEPTVKLDQIIRHIWEYFQEKEKNGHPEGNQALLESVFHDYVRL; this is encoded by the coding sequence ATGAAGATTCTGATTACGGGTGGAGCAGGATTCATCGGGTCGCATCTCACCGACGCGTTGTTGCAGCGCGGCCACAACGTTACCATCATCGATGATCTCTCCACCGGCAAGCTGGAGAACATCGCGCACGTCCGCGCCTTCCCCAATTTCCATTTCGCCATCGAGACCATCATGAACGAGGCGGTGATGGACCGGCTGGTGAGCGAATGTGATCTCATTTTTCATCTCGCTTCCGCGGTCGGCGTCGAGCTGATCGTCAACCGGCCGGTGGAAGTGATTGAACGCTGCGTGCTCGGCACCGAGATCGTGCTGAAGACCGCCAATCGCTACAAGAAAAAAGTGTTGATCACTTCGACTTCCGAAGTCTACGGCAAGAGCAACAAGGTTCCCTTCAGCGAGGAAGACGACCGCATTCTCGGCCCCACCACCAAGAGCCGCTGGAGCTATTCCTGCTCCAAAGCCATCGACGAGTTTCTGGCGCTGGCCTATTTCAAAGAGATGAAACTGCCGGTGGTGATCGTGCGGCTGTTCAACACCGTCGGGCCGCGCCAGACCGGGCAATACGGCATGGTGGTGCCGCGCTTCGTGCAGGCGGCAATGCACAACAAACCGTTGCGCGTGTATGGCGACGGCACGCAATCGCGTTGTTTCGGCTACGTCGGCGACGTGGTGCAGGCGTTGATTGCGCTGGCCAGCCATCCGCAGGCCGTCGGCCAGATTTTCAACATCGGCAGCAATGAAGAAGTGACCATTCTGGAACTCGCCGAACGGGTCAAGACCATCATTGGCAGCAGCTCCGAGATCGTGAAAGTGCCCTACGCCGAAGCCTATGAAGCCGGCTTCGAAGACATGCAGCGCCGCATGCCGGATCTCACCAAAATCAAACGGCTGATCGGTTACGAGCCGACCGTGAAGCTCGACCAGATCATCCGCCACATTTGGGAATACTTTCAGGAAAAGGAAAAGAACGGCCATCCCGAAGGCAATCAAGCGCTGCTGGAATCCGTGTTTCACGACTACGTACGTTTGTAG
- a CDS encoding polysaccharide deacetylase family protein, with protein MPADHSHKQRLPVLLYHRIDGEADKNWRRFCVAPAHFAEQMAWLAGAGYRTIDLHALLDYYAQGRAVPEKALVITFDDGYFCNYSRAFPVMAKFNFTGTIFLAANLMRTAAAPPPESRHSFMSWQEIREMQAHGWSFQSHGLAHVNLTTLDAGQVWQEVSHSRALLADKLGRPVDFFCYPFAGFNPQVMAAVAAAGYRGACGGPPFYADGPVSPFAIGRTEILWQDSFTQFRFKMQQGLGYYYFTRRQLGKVKRLLWRS; from the coding sequence GTGCCTGCTGATCATTCTCACAAGCAACGCCTTCCCGTTCTGCTCTATCATCGCATCGATGGCGAGGCCGACAAGAACTGGCGCCGCTTCTGTGTCGCGCCCGCACATTTTGCCGAGCAGATGGCGTGGCTGGCGGGCGCCGGGTATCGCACGATCGATTTGCACGCGCTATTGGATTACTATGCCCAGGGCCGGGCGGTGCCGGAAAAGGCGCTGGTCATCACTTTCGACGACGGCTATTTCTGCAACTACAGCCGCGCCTTTCCGGTGATGGCCAAATTCAATTTCACCGGCACGATTTTTCTGGCTGCCAATCTCATGCGCACCGCTGCCGCGCCGCCGCCGGAGAGCCGGCACAGCTTCATGTCTTGGCAGGAAATTCGCGAAATGCAGGCACACGGCTGGAGCTTTCAATCCCACGGCCTGGCGCACGTAAACTTGACCACGCTCGACGCCGGCCAGGTCTGGCAGGAAGTCTCGCATTCGCGCGCGCTGCTGGCGGACAAGCTGGGCCGGCCGGTGGATTTTTTCTGTTATCCCTTTGCCGGCTTCAACCCGCAAGTGATGGCGGCCGTGGCCGCGGCCGGCTATCGCGGCGCCTGCGGCGGTCCGCCGTTCTATGCCGACGGCCCGGTCAGCCCCTTTGCGATCGGCCGCACCGAGATCTTGTGGCAGGATTCGTTCACGCAATTCCGGTTCAAAATGCAGCAGGGATTGGGCTACTACTATTTCACGCGACGGCAGTTGGGCAAAGTCAAGCGCCTTTTGTGGCGAAGTTGA
- a CDS encoding PDZ domain-containing protein produces the protein MSLTRWMLMALTLVVPAAATPTLRYTVEVTDRRHHFLDIAITVEDFAETALDFAMPAWSPGRYVIYDFAKNVTAVRATDGQGNPLAVERLDKQTWRLHQGKARRCELRYRVFANTLSGTFSQANEEHVNLNGAPVFMYAVAYKHLPITLVLAPPAGWQVATGLPRAAAANTYFAPNYDVLIDSPVEMGKFHQREFELLGKKHFVVVHNDGRENNLEPFVRDLQAIVQTAERVLRRGLPYEHYWFLCHFAPALAGGDGMEHLNSAQLVVTHELSDMSANASDRDYERLLLLAAHEFFHTWNVKRIRPAGLGPFDYSREVYSKNLWIAEGLTSYYAPLILQRMGFYQEREFLAKMAAEIAGYEQHPGARQESAEMTSMLTWLFLRTPPPLDDNRVRQHFTSYYNHGAVLGMLLDLEIRQRSNNRRSLDEVFAALYDRFYVSQPESYYLQGRGYTAAEFQQAAEETAGAKLDDFFSAFVRGTEPVDYNRFLQHAGLQLKILEHRRPADVGLTWQEGGELVVEEVARGSVADEAGLDRGDKILAVNQREAFAANWEYLFDDLASGAPINFLCDRRGRLLERTGTYRPGRGFTYEIVPLESAAAAAHELKERWLGAQ, from the coding sequence ATGTCACTAACGCGATGGATGCTTATGGCGCTCACCCTCGTTGTCCCTGCTGCAGCAACACCAACTTTGCGTTACACCGTTGAGGTCACCGACCGCCGGCATCATTTCCTCGACATTGCCATCACGGTTGAAGATTTTGCCGAAACAGCGCTAGATTTTGCCATGCCGGCCTGGTCACCGGGCCGGTATGTGATCTACGATTTCGCCAAAAACGTTACGGCCGTGCGCGCGACCGACGGCCAGGGAAATCCGCTGGCCGTGGAGCGCCTGGACAAACAGACCTGGCGGCTGCACCAAGGCAAAGCGCGGCGTTGCGAGCTGCGCTACCGCGTCTTTGCCAACACCTTGTCGGGCACTTTCAGCCAGGCCAATGAAGAACATGTTAATCTCAATGGCGCTCCGGTTTTCATGTACGCGGTTGCCTACAAACATTTGCCTATCACGCTCGTGTTGGCGCCGCCGGCGGGCTGGCAGGTGGCGACCGGCCTGCCGCGCGCGGCCGCGGCCAACACCTACTTCGCGCCGAACTATGATGTGTTGATCGACAGCCCGGTGGAGATGGGAAAGTTTCATCAGCGCGAATTCGAGCTGCTCGGCAAGAAACACTTCGTGGTGGTGCACAACGACGGCCGCGAAAACAACCTCGAGCCGTTTGTGCGCGATCTGCAGGCCATCGTTCAAACCGCGGAACGCGTTCTGCGCCGCGGCTTGCCCTACGAGCACTACTGGTTTCTCTGCCATTTTGCGCCCGCGCTCGCCGGCGGCGACGGCATGGAGCATCTCAACTCCGCCCAGCTTGTCGTCACGCACGAACTGTCCGACATGAGCGCAAACGCCTCGGATCGCGACTACGAACGCCTGTTGTTGCTGGCGGCGCACGAATTCTTTCACACGTGGAATGTCAAGCGCATCCGCCCCGCGGGTCTGGGCCCCTTTGACTACAGCCGCGAAGTCTACAGCAAGAATCTGTGGATCGCCGAAGGCCTGACCAGCTACTATGCGCCCCTGATCTTGCAGCGCATGGGCTTTTACCAGGAACGCGAGTTTCTCGCGAAGATGGCCGCGGAAATCGCCGGCTACGAACAGCATCCCGGTGCGCGGCAGGAATCAGCGGAGATGACCAGCATGCTGACCTGGTTGTTTTTGCGCACGCCGCCGCCGTTGGATGACAACCGCGTCAGGCAACATTTCACTTCGTACTACAATCACGGCGCCGTGCTCGGCATGCTGCTGGATCTGGAAATCCGGCAACGCAGCAACAACCGGCGCTCGCTCGACGAGGTTTTTGCCGCGCTCTATGACCGCTTCTATGTGAGCCAGCCCGAAAGCTATTACCTGCAGGGTCGAGGCTATACCGCGGCAGAATTCCAACAGGCGGCGGAGGAAACCGCGGGCGCAAAGCTCGATGACTTCTTCTCGGCTTTCGTGCGCGGCACCGAACCGGTGGATTACAACCGCTTTTTGCAGCATGCCGGCTTGCAACTCAAAATTCTGGAACACCGCCGGCCGGCTGACGTCGGACTGACCTGGCAGGAGGGCGGCGAACTAGTGGTGGAGGAGGTGGCGCGCGGCAGCGTGGCTGACGAGGCCGGTCTCGATCGTGGCGACAAGATTCTCGCGGTCAATCAGCGGGAGGCCTTTGCGGCAAATTGGGAATACTTGTTTGATGATCTCGCCAGCGGCGCGCCGATCAATTTTCTATGCGACCGGCGCGGCCGCCTGCTCGAACGCACCGGGACTTACCGGCCGGGCCGCGGCTTCACCTATGAGATCGTGCCGCTCGAGTCCGCGGCTGCGGCAGCACACGAGTTGAAAGAAAGATGGCTCGGCGCGCAATGA
- a CDS encoding glycosyltransferase has translation MNTDKQPRRLRVLQVVDGFRMGGAENKLWELIERLDRNKYEILLATVGPGGPLRPQFEKLGIEIFDYCRRWAFDPQPFFRLYHLMKERRIDIVQTTLFWADVIGTTAAKMAGVPAILSWETVSHEGDPYHNNLQRRGGYRLAMACADLIVAVSHEVKQSLVRRRGIPASKIRVIHYGVDLEQFHPNGHDRVLAKRREIGVSPRSFLIGTVARLEPWKGHRYLIDAFAPLAPQFPDAHLVFVGDGSLRAELQAQVAARQLQNRVFFMGVRPDVAQWVNAVDLFVLPSLPGEGLPNVLLEAMACRKPVIATRVGGVPELVKPGENGFLVPPGEVAPLRDALLQVLHDRTRLNQLGKNARATVENRFTLQQQIASFEETLDTLFARKAQR, from the coding sequence ATGAACACCGACAAGCAACCCCGGCGTCTGCGCGTGCTGCAAGTGGTGGATGGCTTTCGCATGGGCGGCGCCGAGAACAAATTGTGGGAATTGATCGAGCGGCTGGATCGCAACAAGTATGAGATCCTGCTCGCCACCGTGGGGCCGGGCGGCCCGCTGCGGCCCCAGTTCGAAAAGCTCGGCATCGAGATTTTTGACTATTGCCGGCGCTGGGCGTTTGATCCGCAGCCCTTCTTTCGCCTTTACCATCTGATGAAAGAACGCCGGATCGACATCGTGCAAACCACATTGTTTTGGGCCGATGTCATCGGCACCACCGCCGCCAAGATGGCCGGCGTCCCCGCCATTCTCTCCTGGGAAACCGTGTCGCACGAGGGCGATCCCTATCACAACAACCTACAGCGCCGCGGCGGTTACCGGCTGGCGATGGCCTGCGCTGATTTGATCGTGGCGGTTTCGCATGAAGTAAAGCAGTCGCTCGTGCGGCGGCGCGGCATTCCCGCGAGCAAGATTCGCGTCATTCACTACGGCGTCGATCTCGAACAATTTCATCCCAATGGTCATGACCGCGTGCTGGCCAAGCGCCGGGAAATCGGCGTCAGCCCGCGGAGCTTTTTGATCGGCACGGTCGCGCGCCTGGAACCCTGGAAAGGGCATCGCTATTTGATCGACGCGTTCGCTCCGCTCGCCCCGCAATTTCCCGACGCGCATCTTGTGTTCGTTGGTGACGGCTCGCTGCGCGCCGAATTACAGGCACAGGTCGCTGCGCGGCAGTTGCAGAACCGTGTTTTCTTCATGGGCGTGCGGCCGGACGTGGCGCAATGGGTGAATGCCGTGGACCTCTTCGTGCTGCCCTCCTTGCCGGGTGAAGGCCTGCCCAACGTGTTGCTGGAAGCCATGGCTTGCCGCAAGCCGGTGATTGCCACGCGTGTCGGCGGCGTTCCGGAGTTGGTGAAGCCCGGTGAGAATGGCTTTCTGGTGCCGCCGGGAGAAGTTGCGCCTTTGCGTGACGCCCTGCTGCAGGTCTTGCACGACCGGACGCGCCTCAACCAGCTCGGCAAGAACGCCCGTGCCACGGTGGAGAACCGTTTCACGTTGCAGCAGCAAATCGCTTCATTCGAGGAAACACTCGACACGCTGTTTGCCCGCAAGGCGCAACGTTGA
- a CDS encoding flippase → MSTLQRFFRNTSVLILANALQPVLSFYLIVTISRTLQVEGLGAYATVFNYQAIFQIISAFGLKNLLTRNVAQQQEQAWRHLWHASLTVVPFSLLSMLLLIALTAGLQYGALVLWATVIVSLSLLAAAWAEVCEGVLAGLERLHVVGYSAVLENALRVIFSLLALAQGFGLLALVWVFVACRFGRALFYFFYLHRLLAPAQPAGRFRFDRAFAKSMVSQARVFAMTMVCVTVYWKVDVSLLSKIRGMEEVGLYSAAYRFLMLALVVVDSFVNSLFPIISNYYRAGRAAPGADANPFELACKKGLQLLLVLTVPVALALSLLADPIIALIYGEKFAAAAPVLRVLIWVVVPYAASQIFAYALVASNNQRYDLQVNAISMLANLVLNWMLITRFGYMGATWAALGAIFVYVALQVPFVFRQVIRFESKPLWQGGLKLVAAAACMAAALLFFARIQIWFLMPLAFFIYLLAVWAVGVFSKQDWALASRFLK, encoded by the coding sequence ATGTCCACCCTGCAACGATTTTTTCGCAACACCTCCGTGCTGATCCTCGCGAATGCGCTGCAGCCGGTGTTGTCATTCTACTTGATCGTGACGATCAGCCGGACGTTGCAGGTCGAGGGGCTGGGCGCCTATGCCACCGTGTTCAACTATCAGGCGATCTTTCAAATCATCTCGGCCTTCGGCCTGAAGAACCTGCTGACCCGCAACGTGGCGCAGCAGCAAGAGCAGGCCTGGCGCCACCTCTGGCACGCCAGTCTGACGGTGGTGCCGTTCTCGCTGCTCAGCATGCTGCTGCTCATCGCGCTCACGGCCGGCTTGCAGTACGGCGCGCTGGTGTTGTGGGCGACGGTGATCGTCAGCTTGTCGTTGCTGGCCGCAGCTTGGGCGGAGGTCTGCGAAGGCGTGCTCGCCGGCCTCGAACGGTTGCATGTGGTGGGATACAGCGCCGTGCTTGAAAATGCCCTGCGCGTGATCTTCAGCTTGCTGGCGCTGGCGCAGGGTTTCGGCTTGCTGGCGCTGGTGTGGGTGTTTGTGGCGTGCCGGTTCGGCCGCGCCCTCTTTTACTTTTTCTATCTCCATCGGCTGCTCGCACCGGCGCAGCCGGCCGGGCGATTCCGGTTTGATCGCGCCTTCGCGAAGAGCATGGTGAGCCAGGCGCGTGTGTTCGCCATGACCATGGTCTGTGTCACGGTTTACTGGAAAGTCGACGTCTCGCTGCTTTCCAAAATTCGGGGCATGGAGGAAGTCGGGTTGTACAGCGCCGCCTATCGCTTTCTAATGCTGGCACTGGTGGTGGTGGACAGCTTCGTCAACTCTCTCTTTCCCATCATCTCGAACTATTACCGGGCCGGCCGCGCGGCCCCCGGCGCAGATGCCAACCCGTTCGAGTTGGCGTGCAAGAAGGGCCTGCAGCTTTTGCTCGTGCTCACCGTGCCGGTGGCGCTGGCACTCTCGCTGCTGGCGGATCCGATCATCGCCCTCATTTATGGCGAAAAATTCGCGGCGGCCGCGCCGGTGTTGCGCGTGCTCATCTGGGTGGTGGTGCCTTACGCGGCCTCGCAGATTTTTGCCTACGCCCTGGTCGCCAGCAACAACCAGCGCTATGATCTGCAGGTCAATGCCATCAGCATGCTGGCCAATCTCGTGCTGAACTGGATGTTGATCACGCGCTTTGGCTATATGGGCGCGACCTGGGCGGCGCTGGGCGCCATCTTCGTGTATGTGGCGCTGCAAGTGCCGTTCGTTTTCCGGCAGGTGATCCGGTTCGAAAGCAAGCCGCTCTGGCAGGGAGGACTCAAGCTGGTGGCGGCTGCCGCTTGCATGGCGGCCGCCTTGCTGTTTTTTGCCAGGATCCAAATTTGGTTTTTGATGCCACTGGCGTTTTTCATATACTTGCTGGCGGTGTGGGCGGTCGGCGTATTTTCCAAGCAGGATTGGGCGCTCGCCTCCCGCTTCTTGAAATGA
- a CDS encoding GIY-YIG nuclease family protein, producing the protein MRDRIHAFLKQCGGQASGVAIARALLHLRSAGPAQADQLLAALLNDDPQVVSDGLGNWHLVASPAPAPSPPAGLVETPMRPAEIKRANAIVIGLGSLREGELRESAVCCVVQDGSAAATDLPIITAAAFWQQWSGLLQQAVLISWNPRPALLALGRIAAMARQPFLPLTTISLARLARQLLQLPRPPKLPALHAELSGNPSWQEGLSHRLSAESEIVAHLLERGRTRGMTDWEQLAELARRPARVNFGGFDFDEQFVAQLPEAPGVYLMKNDAGRVIYVGKAANLRNRLQTYFRQPTPEDRKLQQQQAQLRQLHFEVTETELDALLRENALIRRIKPALNRQQRIHAAATQPEKKRGIFIVPIKRPTGTAGRERVVVYLLSPQGLRRAALPARHKPGKRLQQLLTAFWDEAATATTGTPAPEVEIAARWLAQNRSWVSMIDPEECRDRQEAERKLGAVLHARELFETSVRIVSPVVPD; encoded by the coding sequence ATGCGAGACCGAATTCATGCCTTTCTGAAGCAATGCGGCGGACAAGCCTCCGGCGTTGCCATCGCGCGTGCGCTCTTGCACCTGCGCAGTGCCGGCCCGGCGCAGGCGGACCAGTTGCTGGCCGCGCTGCTGAACGATGATCCGCAGGTGGTGAGTGATGGCTTGGGCAACTGGCACCTCGTCGCCTCGCCGGCACCGGCGCCGTCACCGCCGGCCGGTCTGGTGGAAACACCGATGCGGCCGGCTGAGATCAAGCGCGCCAACGCCATCGTGATCGGTCTCGGTTCTTTGCGAGAAGGTGAATTGCGGGAAAGCGCCGTTTGTTGCGTGGTGCAAGACGGCAGTGCCGCGGCGACCGACTTGCCCATCATCACGGCCGCGGCGTTTTGGCAGCAATGGTCGGGTCTGCTGCAGCAGGCGGTTCTCATCTCATGGAATCCGCGCCCCGCGCTGCTGGCACTCGGCCGCATCGCGGCAATGGCCCGGCAGCCTTTCCTGCCGTTGACCACGATTTCACTGGCGCGCCTGGCGCGCCAGCTCCTGCAATTGCCGCGCCCGCCCAAGCTGCCTGCCCTGCATGCCGAGTTGAGTGGAAATCCGAGCTGGCAGGAGGGACTGAGCCATCGTCTGAGCGCAGAGAGTGAGATTGTGGCGCATCTGCTCGAGCGCGGCCGAACCCGGGGCATGACAGACTGGGAACAACTCGCCGAGCTGGCGCGCCGGCCCGCGCGTGTCAATTTTGGCGGGTTCGATTTTGATGAGCAATTCGTGGCGCAGTTGCCCGAGGCGCCGGGCGTGTATCTGATGAAGAATGATGCCGGTCGCGTGATCTACGTGGGCAAGGCGGCGAATTTGCGCAACCGGCTGCAAACCTATTTTCGCCAGCCCACACCGGAAGATCGCAAGCTGCAGCAGCAGCAGGCGCAACTGCGGCAATTGCATTTCGAAGTCACCGAAACCGAACTGGATGCCCTGCTGCGCGAGAATGCGTTGATTCGCCGGATCAAACCCGCGCTCAACCGCCAACAGCGGATTCACGCGGCGGCTACGCAACCGGAAAAAAAGAGAGGTATATTCATCGTACCGATCAAGCGGCCGACGGGCACTGCCGGCCGTGAACGCGTTGTCGTCTATTTACTTTCGCCGCAAGGTCTGCGGCGCGCAGCGTTGCCGGCGCGGCACAAACCCGGCAAACGCCTGCAGCAATTGCTGACAGCGTTTTGGGATGAGGCGGCTACAGCCACAACCGGTACGCCGGCGCCTGAAGTCGAGATTGCGGCAAGATGGTTGGCGCAAAATCGCAGTTGGGTCAGCATGATCGATCCCGAGGAATGCCGCGATCGGCAAGAGGCCGAAAGAAAGCTGGGGGCGGTGTTGCATGCCCGTGAGCTTTTCGAAACCAGTGTGAGAATCGTATCGCCTGTTGTTCCTGACTAG
- a CDS encoding glycosyltransferase family 4 protein: MVITYFSYLWDIDGISAGSAIKAREFLAAMQRLGHTTHLEWRVPQPAPHTNVAQQAKERLLKPLLQKYLHEPKRVLVNAKYLWQEHRILTRRRPDILLNRLELYTFSALWLARRLNLPLVIEADCPPTHEHMNFYGRDFVHLGDLAMTIEMANLRGADAIIAISNILADYYSERGIPREKIHVIPNAVDANKFVPRPKDQALARELGLENRTVVGWVGSLFGWSGIENLIGMARHVLSHRPNVSFLLVGGGKNKEFFQEQLHTNGYAPRVVLPGTVPHSEVPRYLSCMDIVLAPYPKLDFWYPSSVKIFEYMASGKATVATRVGQVAEIIEEGKNGLLFDPERAGELIEKVLALVDSEEKRRQIGEQARRDVLAKWTWEHMAGRMLEVFEEVLQRRRHAGS; this comes from the coding sequence ATGGTCATCACATACTTCAGCTACCTTTGGGATATTGACGGCATTTCCGCCGGCTCGGCGATCAAGGCCAGGGAATTCTTGGCGGCGATGCAACGCCTCGGACACACCACCCATCTGGAGTGGCGTGTGCCGCAGCCGGCGCCGCACACCAACGTGGCGCAGCAGGCCAAGGAGCGGCTGTTGAAGCCGCTGCTGCAAAAATATCTGCACGAACCCAAGCGCGTGCTGGTCAACGCGAAGTATCTTTGGCAGGAACACCGGATTCTCACCCGCCGTCGGCCCGATATTCTGCTGAATCGTCTCGAGCTCTACACCTTCTCGGCGCTGTGGCTGGCGCGCCGGCTGAATCTGCCGCTGGTGATCGAGGCCGATTGTCCGCCCACGCATGAACACATGAATTTCTACGGCCGGGACTTCGTGCATCTCGGCGATTTGGCGATGACGATCGAAATGGCCAACTTGCGCGGCGCCGATGCCATCATCGCGATTTCGAACATTCTCGCCGACTACTACAGCGAGCGCGGCATTCCGCGCGAAAAAATCCACGTGATTCCCAACGCCGTCGATGCCAACAAGTTCGTGCCGCGGCCCAAAGACCAGGCCTTGGCGCGCGAGCTGGGACTGGAAAACCGCACGGTCGTCGGCTGGGTGGGTTCGTTGTTCGGCTGGAGCGGCATCGAGAATCTCATCGGCATGGCGCGGCATGTGCTCTCCCACCGGCCCAACGTCAGCTTCTTGTTGGTGGGCGGCGGCAAGAACAAGGAATTTTTTCAAGAGCAGTTGCACACCAACGGCTACGCGCCGCGGGTCGTGCTGCCGGGCACGGTACCCCACAGCGAAGTGCCGCGCTATCTCTCCTGCATGGACATCGTGCTGGCGCCTTATCCCAAATTGGATTTTTGGTATCCCTCGTCAGTGAAAATTTTCGAATACATGGCTTCCGGCAAGGCCACGGTGGCCACCCGCGTGGGGCAGGTGGCGGAGATCATCGAGGAGGGCAAGAACGGCCTGCTCTTCGATCCCGAACGCGCCGGCGAGCTGATCGAAAAAGTGTTGGCGCTGGTGGACTCCGAGGAGAAGCGCCGGCAGATCGGCGAGCAGGCGCGGCGCGACGTGCTGGCGAAATGGACGTGGGAACACATGGCGGGCCGCATGCTGGAGGTGTTCGAGGAGGTCTTGCAGCGCCGGCGCCACGCCGGCAGTTGA